In Mangifera indica cultivar Alphonso chromosome 1, CATAS_Mindica_2.1, whole genome shotgun sequence, a single genomic region encodes these proteins:
- the LOC123221429 gene encoding protein PHYTOCHROME-DEPENDENT LATE-FLOWERING-like: MGFSFKLTRKGKRYRPEPSVNSGTCVDEVSEACLDDGSENSRPSSRIRKSEGEDVGVSHCSEGFVKSTDQEASVILNLYTDGFFIEKPLEKEAMQQVQEASKKLLPYDKASDIFLVAVESGQLPLDFPDTITGEYVGGRLMCEVRDYRNCESEQGSTSTSPPMPGFPIAKKVQLRVTLENVVKDVSLVSADSWSYADLMDVESEIVNAMNPQLCLDPTLKLDRLSTKSVNEKLELSLRSLRKKRYRQMQEANRLPESSHSRLEESAMISDIMMPHASENMTKTLVSNQLLPLKPKNFAPDASIPLVPLVTQQSRYQIGVGISGMQDHGPNSIVNPSGASVVGQEMISYAENMNSTASFQGKRESQDGQLSPLSGYNNRARLNLLGSDGIQHQHIGTSMDNLHGTDGSWKKTLLEQPVMVGSDASHLEMQQSRLQQRLSQHACMRTGFTQPWNTMVQHVEKDSRKEDQFQKRKTAQSPRLSSGALPQSPLSSKSGEFSSSSVGPHFGVVATSASLASHKEKPAVSSVPVVSSANESMQRQPQVSTTNKRRSNSLPKTPGISGVGSPASVSNISVPLNANSPSVGTPPLSDQSILDKFLKIESVVKRYQLNSKKNKVDDCQMRKPNTYSTQNLLVCLRSVSNNEDFKDELRPLSKSLLGGSMNISKSRVLNFVIPERILQGNVVSIVRQLRTRMVMLEKVNDGTVAMYCGDKEDGDILAVEEYLPILPNTHSADLLATQYSSLMIREGCLVEDLIHIKPSRMSFSSSGQPSSVGVLPNNNSGAEMQQYTEAVSGQAIPSEVAKPALNSSQNLLASTRMLPPGNPQAAHMSQGLVSGISMPVRPQQLDSQQSVQSQQQQQPANHHLFMQQQQQLQRSSMMLGPNSVSNLNSNMPLGNQMVNNKTSALQLQMLQPQQQTQMQRKMMMGLGTAVGMGNMGNNMVGLGGLSNAMSMGGARGLGAGMSAPMAPISNMGNVASNSMNLNQAANISNVISQQFRSGKITPQAALVASKIRSQRMLGPAGISGARQMLPGLPGSTGLSSMLCQNLNRTNMNPMQRTAMGPPKLMTVMNPYMSQQQQQQMQQQQLQHQQLQQQQLQQQLQHQMHQQQQLLHQPPQQPPQETTSPLQAVVSPSQVGSPSTMGITQLNQQSQQQLSPQLNQQLQQQLSPQQFSQRTSLSPQQLSSGAIHAISAGNQEPCPTSPQLSSQTLGSVGSITNSPMDLHGVNKS; this comes from the exons ATGGGTTTTTCGTTTAAGCTTACAAGAAAAGGTAAAAGGTATCGTCCGGAACCTTCTGTTAATTCAGGGACTTGTGTAGATGAAGTTTCGGAGGCTTGCTTAGATGATGGTTCAGAGAATTCAAGGCCAAGCTCGCGAATTCGGAAGTCAGAG GGAGAGGATGTTGGAGTATCTCACTGCAGTGAAGGGTTCGTTAAATCTACAG ATCAAGAAGCTTCTGTTATACTGAACCTGTATACAGATGGATTCTTTATTGAAAAACCCTTGGAG AAAGAAGCTATGCAACAAGTTCAAGAAGCTTCAAAGAAGTTACTTCCCTATGATAAAGCTTCTGACATTTTTTTAGTG GCTGTGGAGTCTGGCCAATTGCCTTTAGATTTTCCGGATACTATTACTGGCGAATATGTTGGTGGAAGACTCATGTGTGAG GTGCGAGATTATAGAAACTGTGAATCTGAGCAAGGATCTACTTCTACTTCTCCACCTATGCCTGGCTTCCCTATTGCTAAGAAAGTACAGCTTCGGGTGACTTTGGAGAATGTAGTGAAGGATGTCTCTTTGGTCTCGGCTGATTCTTGGTCATATGCTGATCTTATG GATGTGGAGTCTGAGATAGTGAATGCTATGAACCCACAGCTCTGTCTAGATCCTACTCTCAAATTGGATAGGCTTTCTACTAAATCAGTTAATGAAAAG CTTGAATTATCTCTCAGAAGTCTACGAAAAAAGAGATATAGGCAGATGCAAGAAGCTAACAGACTTCCAGAAAGCTCCCATAGCAGGTTGGAAGAGTCTGCGATGATTTCTGACATTATGATGCCACATGCCAGTGAGAATATGACTAAAACCCTGGTTTCAAATCAGCTGTTACCTTTGAAGCCTAAAAATTTTGCACCTGATGCATCTATACCATTAGTACCGCTGGTAACCCAACAATCTAGGTATCAAATTGGGGTTGGGATATCAGGTATGCAAGATCATGGGCCAAATTCTATTGTCAATCCATCTGGAGCTTCGGTTGTTGGACAGGAGATGATCTCATATGCTGAAAATATGAACTCTACTGCTTCTTTCCAGGGGAAAAGGGAGAGTCAAGATGGACAATTATCCCCGTTATCCGGTTATAATAATAGAGCTAGGCTTAACCTTTTGGGCTCTGATGGAATTCAACATCAGCATATTGGGACATCTATGGACAATCTGCATGGAACTGATGGAAGTTGGAAGAAGACATTATTAGAGCAACCAGTAATGGTGGGTTCAGATGCTAGTCATTTGGAAATGCAACAATCACGGCTTCAACAAAGATTATCACAACATGCATGTATGAGGACTGGTTTCACTCAGCCATGGAACACTATGGTTCAACATGTTGAAAAAGATTCAAGAAAAGAGGATCAAtttcaaaaaaggaaaacagcTCAAAGTCCACGGTTGTCTTCTGGGGCTTTGCCACAATCTCCACTGTCTTCAAAGTCAGGAGAATTTTCAAGCAGTTCAGTTGGACCACACTTTGGAGTTGTTGCAACATCTGCTTCACTTGCATCACACAAGGAAAAGCCAGCTGTATCTTCGGTTCCGGTTGTATCTAGTGCAAATGAATCAATGCAGCGTCAACCTCAGGTTTCAACCACAAATAAAAGAAGATCAAATTCTCTCCCTAAGACCCCAGGAATTAGTGGAGTGGGCTCTCCAGCTAGTGTTAGTAATATTAGTGTTCCACTTAATGCAAATAGTCCTTCAGTTGGAACACCCCCTTTGAGTGATCAATCCATCcttgataagtttttgaaaatagaaAGTGTGGTCAAGAG GTATCAACTTAATtcaaaaaagaataaagttGATGATTGTCAGATGAGAAAGCCAAACACATATTCAACCCAAAATCTGTTGGTTTGTCTCCGCAGTGTTTCGAATAACGAGGATTTTAAAGATGAGTTGAGGCCATTATCAAAGTCATTGCTTGGTGGCAGTATGAATATCTCCAAGTCCAGAGTCCTAAATTTTGTAATCCCAGAACGAATACTACAAG GAAATGTTGTATCTATTGTTCGTCAGTTACGGACTAGAATGGTGATGTTGGAGAAGGTGAATGATGGCACAGTAGCAATGTATTGtggagacaaagaagatggtgaTATTTTGGCCGTGGAGGAATATCTTCCTATATTACCCAATACg CACTCCGCCGACTTGCTTGCAACACAATATAGCTCCCTG ATGATACGTGAGGGATGTCTGGTGGAAGATCTTATACATATAAAACCCTCACGTATGAGTTTTTCGTCAAGTGGTCAACCTAGTAGTGTTGGAGTTCTACCAAATAATAATTCAGGAGCTGAGATGCAGCAGTATACCGAAGCAGTTTCTGGTCAGGCAATACCCAGTGAAGTTGCAAAGCCAGCTTTAAATTCATCACAGAATCTTCTAGCAAGCACCAGGATGCTTCCTCCTGGAAACCCTCAGGCTGCACATATGTCTCAAGGACTTGTTTCTGGAATTTCAATGCCTGTGAGGCCACAGCAGCTTGACTCACAGCAATCAGTTCAGTCTCAGCAACAACAGCAACCTGCAAACCATCATCTCTTTATGCAGCAGCAACAACAGCTTCAGAGATCATCAATGATGCTTGGGCCAAATTCAgtgtcaaatttgaattcaaacatgCCACtag GTAATCAGATGGTCAACAACAAAACATCAGCTCTGCAACTTCAAATGTTGCAGCCACAACAACAGACACAAATGCAGAGGAAAATGATGATGGGACTTGGAACTGCCGTGGGTATGGGAAACATGGGAAATAACATGGTTGGGCTTGGAGGCTTGAGCAATGCAATGAGTATGGGAGGTGCAAGGGGATTAGGAGCGGGAATGTCAGCACCAATGGCCCCAATATCTAATATGGGAAATGTGGCTTCAAATTCTATGAATCTTAACCAAGCTGCAAACATCAGCAACGTTATCAGCCAACAATTTCGATCTGGAAAAATAACTCCACAAGCAGCATTAGTGGCATCAAAAATCAGGAGTCAAAGAATGTTAGGGCCAGCTGGAATTTCCGGAGCTAGACAGATGCTCCCAGGGCTCCCTGGGTCTACTGGTCTTTCATCAATGTTGTGCCAGAATCTAAACCGGACTAACATGAATCCCATGCAGCGGACAGCAATGGGGCCACCTAAGTTAATGACTGTGATGAATCCATACATGAGCCAACAACAGCAGCAACAGATGCAACAACAACAATTACAACATCAACAATTACAGCAACAACAACTTCAGCAACAGCTACAGCACCAAATGCACCAGCAGCAACAACTGTTACATCAACCACCACAACAGCCACCGCAAGAAACAACATCGCCTCTGCAGGCTGTTGTTTCTCCATCTCAGGTTGGCTCACCATCAACTATGGGGATAACACAGTTGAACCAACAATCGCAGCAACAGTTGAGTCCACAGTTGAACCAACAATTGCAGCAACAGTTGAGTCCACAACAATTCAGTCAAAGAACTTCATTGAGTCCGCAACAGCTCAGTTCTGGGGCAATTCATGCCATTAGTGCTGGTAACCAAGAGCCTTGTCCAACTAGCCCACAGTTGAGTTCTCAAACCCTTGGTTCGGTTGGTAGCATTACAAATTCTCCTATGGATTTGCATGGTGTAAATAAAAGCTAA